One Rhizobiales bacterium GAS188 DNA window includes the following coding sequences:
- a CDS encoding diguanylate cyclase/phosphodiesterase encodes MDSFPDDDGAMKLPFWTGRLHRQDGLPKDIYISLVGSLYQDARTLFIGSIGSSAAALITAIVSNEIWLLLCAVAMPAVAYLRVLDIRQFARRRAAIDTPEAAREWELRYVIGSAVSVALIGAWCLATFALSTDPFLRLLSFATTLAYLMGISGRNFSSPTLVHTQIVCAAIPISIAMVIAGRAYWLILGVIIVPLLLSISSISARLRRTLFDALVSARDVTLLADRFDTALNNMPLGLFMFDADHSLVVANNRIQGLFGASPDTSRRGASVKALLVESARAQRVAEADVKRLTAGFEDRLAGRVETPLFTTTEDGRSLSFTFQAMNGGGSVVLVEDVTERRAAEAAIKHLARYDTLTKLPNRMFFREEIMHILVRAREKHERCAILFIDLDQFKQVNDTLGHSRGDELLCLVAERLRTVVRESDLVARLGGDEFVIVQSPLRRSEQAAGLAKRVVGLLNETFDIDGHQVIVGASIGISVAPRDGIDADTLLKNADMALYRAKADGRGTWRFFEKDMDIEAQARRSLELDLRNALASGAFDVYYQPLVNLRSQRITGFEALLRWSHPQRGMVSPAEFIPVAEEMGVIVEIGNLVLQKACLECMKWPGDIHVAVNISSTQFKRSDITKAVQNALSISGLPATRLEIEITETILLQDTQSTRLTLETLRNMGVRISLDDFGTGYSSLSYLHNFPLDKVKIDRSFLKGVGSSERSLTLLRGVARLSSELGMSVVMEGVETEEQLQLIAAEPGVDEVQGYLFSPAVPSRDVARMLVPNSVPRSDRSQWPGAPSFGANIVPIKSVVPIKAAASLTRRQARKSDVIEDDPALPSEAVTR; translated from the coding sequence GTGGACAGCTTTCCAGATGACGATGGCGCGATGAAACTTCCATTTTGGACTGGCCGGCTCCATCGGCAGGATGGGCTTCCCAAGGACATCTACATATCCCTGGTCGGTTCCTTGTACCAGGACGCCCGCACGCTGTTCATCGGCTCGATCGGGTCGTCGGCGGCTGCCCTCATCACGGCGATCGTCAGCAACGAGATCTGGCTGCTCCTCTGCGCCGTCGCCATGCCGGCCGTCGCCTATCTGCGCGTGCTCGACATACGCCAATTCGCGCGCCGCCGCGCCGCTATCGACACCCCCGAAGCCGCCAGGGAATGGGAGCTGCGCTACGTCATCGGCTCGGCCGTCTCGGTGGCGCTCATCGGAGCCTGGTGCCTCGCCACCTTCGCGCTCTCGACCGATCCCTTCCTGCGCCTGTTGAGCTTTGCCACCACGCTCGCCTATCTGATGGGCATATCGGGCCGGAATTTCTCGAGCCCCACTTTGGTGCATACGCAGATCGTCTGCGCCGCCATCCCGATCTCGATCGCCATGGTGATCGCCGGCAGGGCCTATTGGCTGATCCTCGGCGTCATCATCGTCCCCTTGCTGTTGAGCATCAGCTCGATCTCGGCGAGGCTGCGCCGCACCTTGTTCGACGCGCTGGTCTCGGCCCGCGACGTGACGCTGCTCGCCGACCGCTTCGACACGGCGCTCAACAACATGCCGCTCGGCCTGTTCATGTTCGACGCCGACCATAGCCTGGTGGTCGCCAACAACCGCATCCAGGGCCTGTTCGGGGCCTCCCCCGACACCTCCCGCAGGGGCGCTTCGGTCAAGGCCCTTTTGGTCGAGTCCGCCCGCGCGCAGCGCGTCGCCGAGGCCGATGTGAAGAGGCTCACCGCCGGCTTCGAGGACCGCCTCGCCGGACGTGTGGAAACGCCGCTCTTCACCACCACCGAAGACGGCCGCTCCCTGTCCTTCACCTTCCAGGCGATGAACGGGGGCGGCTCGGTCGTCCTGGTCGAGGACGTCACGGAGCGGCGCGCCGCCGAAGCCGCCATCAAGCATCTGGCGCGCTACGACACCTTGACCAAGCTGCCGAACCGCATGTTCTTCCGCGAGGAGATCATGCACATCCTGGTGCGGGCCCGCGAGAAGCATGAGCGCTGCGCCATCCTGTTCATCGATCTCGACCAGTTCAAGCAGGTCAACGACACGCTCGGACATTCGCGAGGCGACGAGCTGTTGTGCCTGGTCGCCGAGCGGCTGCGCACCGTGGTGCGCGAATCAGATCTCGTGGCCCGCCTCGGCGGGGACGAGTTCGTCATCGTGCAGTCCCCGCTGCGTCGCTCCGAGCAGGCGGCCGGGCTCGCGAAGCGCGTCGTCGGCCTGCTCAACGAGACCTTCGATATCGACGGCCATCAGGTGATCGTCGGAGCCAGCATCGGCATCTCGGTCGCGCCGCGCGACGGCATCGACGCCGACACGCTGTTGAAGAATGCCGACATGGCGCTCTACCGCGCCAAAGCCGATGGGCGCGGCACCTGGCGCTTCTTCGAGAAGGACATGGATATCGAGGCGCAGGCGCGCCGCAGCCTGGAGCTCGACTTGCGCAATGCGCTGGCGAGCGGGGCCTTCGATGTCTACTACCAACCCCTCGTCAATCTGCGCAGCCAGAGGATCACCGGATTCGAGGCCCTGCTGCGCTGGTCGCATCCGCAGCGCGGCATGGTCTCGCCGGCCGAGTTCATCCCGGTCGCCGAGGAGATGGGCGTCATCGTCGAGATCGGCAATCTGGTGCTGCAGAAGGCCTGCCTCGAATGCATGAAATGGCCAGGCGACATCCATGTCGCCGTCAACATCTCCTCGACCCAGTTCAAGCGCAGCGACATCACAAAGGCGGTGCAGAACGCGCTCTCGATCTCGGGCCTGCCGGCGACGCGCCTCGAGATCGAGATCACCGAGACGATATTGCTCCAGGACACGCAATCGACGCGCCTCACTCTCGAGACGCTGCGCAATATGGGCGTGCGCATCTCGCTCGACGATTTCGGCACGGGGTATTCGAGCCTGAGCTATCTGCACAACTTCCCGCTGGACAAGGTGAAGATCGACCGCTCCTTCCTCAAGGGCGTCGGCTCGAGCGAACGCTCCCTCACCTTGCTGCGCGGCGTGGCGCGCCTGAGCTCGGAGCTCGGCATGTCGGTCGTCATGGAAGGCGTGGAGACCGAGGAGCAGTTGCAGCTGATCGCGGCGGAGCCCGGCGTCGACGAGGTCCAGGGCTATCTCTTCAGCCCGGCCGTTCCGAGCCGGGACGTGGCGAGAATGCTGGTGCCGAACAGCGTGCCGCGCTCCGACAGGAGCCAATGGCCGGGCGCACCGAGCTTCGGCGCCAATATCGTTCCGATCAAGAGCGTCGTTCCGATCAAGGCAGCGGCTTCGCTCACACGCCGTCAGGCGCGCAAGAGCGACGTGATCGAGGACGACCCGGCTCTCCCCTCGGAAGCCGTCACGCGATAG
- a CDS encoding hydroxymethylglutaryl-CoA lyase: MSDLPKFVHINEEGPREGFQFEKGAISTARKIELIDALSATGLRTIQVASFVNPKNVPGWADAEAVVAGFERKPGVRYTALWLNAKGFERAAATQRLDITGSITLTASATFLKRNQNRNLAQNLEAQREIIDLYRQHGTPIERGAIMAAFGCNFEGDIKIATVLALIEDILALAAEHKLDIKVMSLADTMAWATPLSIKRMIGAVRERHPDLRLALHLHDTRGMGIANALAGLEMGVDIFDAAVAGLGGCPFAAHKGAAGNVCTEDLVFMLQEMGIETGVDLEKLIAAAELAEDIVGHPLPGSVKVGGPLDKMRAAHR, from the coding sequence ATGTCCGATCTGCCGAAATTCGTCCATATCAACGAAGAGGGCCCGCGCGAAGGCTTCCAGTTCGAGAAGGGGGCGATCTCGACCGCGCGCAAGATCGAGCTGATCGATGCGCTGTCGGCGACCGGGCTGCGGACGATCCAGGTCGCATCTTTCGTCAACCCCAAGAACGTGCCGGGCTGGGCCGATGCCGAGGCCGTGGTGGCGGGCTTCGAGCGCAAGCCAGGCGTGCGCTACACGGCGTTATGGCTCAACGCCAAGGGCTTCGAACGCGCCGCGGCGACGCAGCGCCTCGACATCACGGGCTCGATCACGCTGACGGCTTCAGCGACCTTCCTGAAGCGCAACCAGAACCGCAACCTCGCCCAGAATCTCGAGGCCCAGCGCGAGATCATCGATCTCTACCGTCAGCATGGCACACCGATCGAGCGCGGCGCGATCATGGCGGCCTTCGGCTGCAATTTCGAAGGCGACATCAAGATCGCGACGGTGCTCGCGCTGATCGAAGATATCCTGGCGCTTGCCGCCGAGCACAAGCTCGACATCAAGGTCATGTCGCTCGCCGACACCATGGCCTGGGCGACGCCGCTTTCGATCAAGCGCATGATCGGCGCGGTGCGCGAGCGTCATCCCGATTTGCGCCTGGCGCTGCATCTCCACGATACGCGTGGCATGGGCATCGCCAATGCGCTTGCCGGGCTGGAGATGGGCGTCGATATCTTCGATGCGGCCGTGGCAGGGCTCGGCGGTTGTCCTTTCGCGGCCCATAAGGGCGCTGCCGGCAATGTCTGCACCGAGGACCTCGTCTTCATGCTGCAGGAGATGGGCATCGAGACCGGCGTCGATCTCGAAAAGCTGATTGCGGCCGCCGAGCTCGCCGAGGATATCGTCGGTCATCCGCTGCCGGGCTCGGTCAAGGTCGGGGGACCGCTCGACAAGATGCGCGCCGCGCACCGCTGA
- a CDS encoding Uncharacterized conserved protein, Alpha-E superfamily encodes MLSRAADNLYWLARYLERADYLARIIDATQRLSALPRAYGGAGAEWESALESAGAADAFHAVTETAAEESVVEFLVFDAANPSSIRNCIDLARTNARAVRTALTMEMWEGINSAWLELKRFEGTRAQGCALDFEELGRFLAFVKQTSLHFDGSSNRTMLRNDAYWFSRLGLYVERADNTARILDVKYHVLLPETEKVGGSLDYFQWTAILRAVSAHTSYHWVYRQGIKPWLVADLLILRSEMPRSLISCYENIVRHLDSLGTSHGRQGGSQRHARSMLGRLENERIETIFQSGLHEFITAFIGDNTHLGTAIAEQYLT; translated from the coding sequence ATGCTCTCACGCGCCGCCGACAATCTCTACTGGCTCGCCCGCTACCTCGAGCGCGCCGATTATCTCGCCCGCATCATCGATGCGACGCAGCGTCTCTCGGCCCTGCCGCGCGCCTATGGCGGGGCGGGCGCCGAATGGGAGAGCGCCCTCGAATCGGCGGGAGCGGCCGACGCCTTCCACGCCGTCACCGAGACGGCCGCCGAGGAAAGCGTCGTGGAGTTCCTGGTGTTCGATGCCGCGAACCCCTCCTCGATCCGCAACTGCATCGATCTCGCCCGCACCAATGCGCGTGCCGTCCGCACCGCGCTCACCATGGAGATGTGGGAGGGCATCAACAGCGCCTGGCTCGAGCTCAAGCGCTTCGAGGGCACGCGCGCCCAGGGCTGCGCGCTCGATTTCGAGGAGCTCGGCCGCTTCCTCGCCTTCGTCAAGCAGACATCCTTGCATTTCGACGGCTCGTCGAACCGCACCATGCTGCGCAACGATGCCTATTGGTTCTCGCGGCTCGGCCTCTATGTGGAGCGTGCCGACAACACGGCCCGCATCCTCGACGTGAAATACCATGTGCTGCTGCCGGAGACCGAGAAGGTCGGCGGCTCGCTCGACTATTTCCAATGGACCGCGATCTTGCGCGCCGTCTCGGCCCATACCTCCTATCACTGGGTCTATCGGCAAGGCATCAAGCCCTGGCTGGTCGCCGATCTCCTGATCCTGCGGTCCGAGATGCCGCGCTCGCTGATCTCCTGTTACGAGAACATCGTTCGCCATCTCGATTCGCTCGGCACCTCGCATGGCCGCCAGGGCGGCTCGCAGCGCCATGCCCGCTCGATGCTGGGGCGGCTCGAGAATGAGCGGATCGAGACGATCTTCCAGAGCGGCCTGCACGAGTTCATCACGGCCTTCATCGGCGACAACACGCATCTGGGAACCGCCATTGCCGAGCAATATCTCACCTGA
- a CDS encoding DMSO/TMAO reductase YedYZ, molybdopterin-dependent catalytic subunit: MPSSALKSSTLSRRDMFSLAACAAMTAPLAVGSARAATAAPQAPPLALGLPSGVATEARLEALPGKAPLIKLSYRPPNYESPLAVFQDPITSNDNFFVRYHLADIPQVNAATWRLAVGGDGAAKPFEIGFEELKKDYQPVELVAVCQCSGNRRGLASPHVPGVEWGIGAMGNASWRGARLKDVLAKAGLKDEAIEIAFDGADGPVLDKTPDFVKSLPVWKAIDPDTIIAYEMNGQPLPHFNGFPARIVAPGWTATYWMKHLTSIEARLKPLDNFWMKGAYRVPARLFPSVQRFLSQEAPANTPITEIMVNSLITSHASGATAKADEPVTVAGLAWDAGYGIASVEISTDGGKSWMSAELGQDLGRYSFRGWQAALGRPPRGRLDIMAKATNAIGQSQPMTAIPNPAGYHHNSVARLALDMG, from the coding sequence ATGCCAAGTTCTGCCTTGAAAAGTTCTACCTTGAGCCGCCGCGACATGTTCTCGCTCGCAGCCTGCGCCGCGATGACGGCGCCGCTCGCGGTCGGAAGCGCCCGCGCCGCAACCGCCGCCCCCCAGGCGCCGCCGCTCGCGCTCGGCTTGCCTTCGGGCGTCGCGACCGAAGCCAGGCTCGAGGCCTTGCCCGGCAAGGCACCGCTCATCAAGCTCTCCTATCGGCCGCCCAATTACGAATCGCCGCTCGCCGTGTTCCAGGACCCGATCACCTCGAACGACAATTTCTTCGTGCGCTATCATCTGGCCGACATCCCGCAGGTCAACGCTGCGACCTGGCGTCTCGCGGTGGGCGGCGACGGTGCCGCCAAGCCCTTCGAGATCGGCTTCGAGGAGCTGAAGAAAGATTACCAACCCGTCGAGCTCGTCGCCGTCTGCCAATGCTCCGGCAACCGGCGCGGCCTCGCCTCGCCGCATGTGCCGGGCGTGGAATGGGGCATCGGCGCCATGGGCAATGCGAGCTGGAGGGGCGCGAGGCTGAAGGATGTCTTGGCCAAGGCCGGGCTCAAGGACGAGGCGATCGAGATTGCTTTCGACGGCGCCGACGGGCCCGTGCTCGACAAGACACCCGACTTCGTCAAAAGCCTGCCGGTCTGGAAGGCGATCGATCCGGACACCATCATCGCTTATGAGATGAACGGCCAGCCGCTGCCGCATTTCAACGGCTTTCCGGCGCGCATCGTGGCACCCGGCTGGACCGCCACCTATTGGATGAAGCATCTCACCAGCATCGAGGCGCGGCTGAAGCCGCTCGACAATTTCTGGATGAAGGGTGCCTATCGGGTGCCGGCGCGCCTTTTCCCCTCCGTGCAGCGCTTCCTGTCGCAGGAGGCCCCTGCCAACACGCCGATCACTGAGATCATGGTGAATTCGCTGATCACCTCGCATGCGAGCGGCGCGACCGCCAAGGCCGACGAGCCCGTCACCGTCGCCGGCCTTGCCTGGGATGCAGGCTACGGCATCGCCTCGGTCGAAATCTCGACCGATGGCGGCAAGAGCTGGATGAGCGCCGAGCTCGGCCAGGATCTCGGCCGCTATTCCTTCCGCGGCTGGCAGGCAGCGCTCGGCCGACCACCGCGCGGCCGCCTCGACATCATGGCCAAAGCGACCAACGCCATCGGCCAGAGCCAGCCCATGACCGCGATCCCTAATCCGGCAGGCTATCATCACAATTCCGTGGCGCGCCTCGCGCTCGATATGGGTTGA
- a CDS encoding DNA polymerase, whose amino-acid sequence MPSPLDPHAVAAILRWHVDAGVDWAVDDQAHDRFAESALAASRRSIAAGDEPRRRELPRLVGDAEPNPGTAIPRPAVAPQRAAPVAPNEAAESARTLAASARTLAELRDLVDGFNGCALKATATRLAFSDGNPEGGLMLVGEAPGADEDRQGKPFVGKAGRLLDKMLAAIGLDRSQAYIANIVPWRPPGNRTPTPQETAICLPFIQRQIELAAPRILVTLGGPSTQTLLGVKDGILRTRGRWSSCVIAERQIPTMPTLHPAYLLRQPAQKRLAWRDLQAIRKAFDAP is encoded by the coding sequence ATGCCCTCGCCCCTCGACCCTCATGCCGTTGCGGCCATTCTGCGCTGGCATGTCGATGCCGGCGTCGATTGGGCGGTCGACGATCAGGCCCATGACCGCTTCGCCGAAAGCGCGCTCGCGGCGAGCCGCCGCAGCATCGCGGCCGGCGACGAGCCGCGGCGGCGCGAGCTGCCGCGCCTCGTCGGTGACGCCGAGCCCAATCCTGGCACGGCCATCCCTCGCCCGGCCGTCGCGCCGCAACGCGCCGCCCCGGTGGCGCCGAACGAGGCCGCCGAGAGCGCGCGCACGCTTGCGGCCTCGGCCCGCACGCTCGCCGAGCTGCGCGACCTGGTCGATGGCTTCAATGGCTGCGCCCTGAAGGCGACCGCGACGCGGCTCGCTTTCTCCGACGGCAACCCCGAGGGCGGGCTGATGCTGGTCGGCGAGGCGCCCGGCGCCGACGAGGATCGGCAGGGCAAGCCCTTCGTCGGCAAGGCCGGACGCCTGCTCGACAAGATGCTGGCGGCGATCGGTCTCGACCGCAGCCAGGCCTATATCGCCAATATCGTGCCGTGGCGCCCGCCTGGTAACCGCACCCCGACGCCGCAGGAGACCGCAATCTGCCTGCCCTTCATCCAGCGCCAGATCGAGCTCGCCGCGCCGCGCATCCTGGTGACGCTCGGCGGACCGTCGACGCAGACCCTGCTCGGCGTGAAGGACGGCATCTTGCGAACCCGCGGACGCTGGTCGAGCTGCGTCATCGCCGAGCGCCAGATCCCGACCATGCCGACCTTGCACCCGGCCTATCTGTTGCGCCAGCCGGCGCAGAAACGGCTCGCCTGGCGCGATCTGCAGGCGATCAGGAAGGCCTTCGACGCGCCTTGA
- a CDS encoding Uncharacterized conserved protein, circularly permuted ATPgrasp superfamily, which yields MPTFDEMRLPDGEAREAYGRLARWLQDAPSELLSSRRSQAELLFRRIGITFAVYGDKDATERLIPFDLVPRIFERAEWQRLEAGLIQRVKALNMFLGDVYGAREILRAGIVPSDLVYRNPAYRPEMVGHKTPHGVYVHIAGIDIVRVDDKDFYVLEDNARTPSGVSYMLENREVMMRLFPELFHAHRVAPVENYPDALLATLRSVAPATASGDPTVVLLTPGQFNSAYYEHSFLADKLGVELVEGRDLFVRDDIVYMRTTEGPQRVDIIYRRIDDDFLDPLAFKPDSALGVPGLFGAYLSGNVTLANAVGTGVSDDKAIYTYMPEIIRFYLGEDALLKNVPTWRCREPQALSYVLDHLGELVVKEVNGSGGYGMLVGPHASKSEIKTFAAKLNDTPDNFIAQPTLALSTCPTFSDSGISARHVDFRPFVLSGADGVRVVPGGLTRVAMKEGSLVVNSSQGGGTKDTWVVDG from the coding sequence ATGCCGACCTTCGACGAAATGAGATTGCCGGACGGCGAGGCGCGGGAGGCTTATGGCCGCCTGGCGCGCTGGCTCCAGGACGCCCCCTCGGAGCTTCTGTCCTCTCGTCGAAGTCAGGCCGAGCTGCTCTTCCGCCGCATCGGCATCACCTTTGCGGTCTATGGCGACAAGGACGCGACCGAGCGCCTCATCCCCTTCGATCTCGTGCCGCGCATCTTCGAGCGCGCCGAATGGCAGCGGCTCGAGGCGGGGCTGATCCAGCGCGTCAAGGCGCTGAACATGTTCCTCGGCGATGTCTATGGGGCGCGCGAGATCCTGCGGGCCGGCATCGTGCCTTCCGATCTCGTCTACCGGAACCCGGCTTACCGGCCCGAGATGGTCGGCCACAAGACGCCGCACGGCGTCTATGTGCATATCGCCGGCATCGACATCGTGCGCGTCGACGACAAGGACTTCTATGTCCTCGAGGACAATGCCCGCACGCCCTCCGGCGTCTCCTACATGCTGGAGAATCGCGAGGTGATGATGCGGCTCTTCCCCGAGCTGTTCCACGCGCATCGCGTGGCGCCGGTCGAGAATTATCCCGACGCGCTGCTCGCCACCTTGCGCTCGGTGGCGCCGGCGACGGCGAGCGGCGACCCGACCGTGGTGCTGCTGACGCCCGGCCAGTTCAACTCGGCCTATTACGAGCACTCCTTCCTCGCCGACAAGCTCGGCGTCGAACTGGTCGAGGGCCGCGACCTCTTCGTTCGCGACGACATCGTCTATATGCGCACCACCGAAGGGCCGCAGCGCGTCGACATCATCTATCGGCGCATCGACGACGATTTCCTCGATCCCCTGGCCTTCAAGCCGGATTCGGCGCTTGGCGTGCCGGGCCTGTTCGGTGCCTATCTCTCCGGCAATGTCACGCTCGCCAATGCGGTCGGCACCGGCGTCTCCGACGATAAGGCGATCTACACCTATATGCCCGAGATCATCCGCTTCTATCTCGGCGAAGACGCGCTCTTGAAGAACGTGCCGACCTGGCGCTGCCGGGAGCCGCAAGCGCTTTCCTATGTGCTCGATCATCTCGGCGAGCTGGTGGTGAAGGAGGTCAACGGCTCGGGGGGCTACGGCATGCTGGTCGGGCCGCATGCCTCGAAGAGCGAGATCAAGACCTTCGCGGCGAAGCTCAACGACACGCCCGACAATTTCATCGCCCAGCCGACGCTCGCTTTGTCGACCTGCCCGACCTTCTCGGACAGCGGCATCTCGGCCCGCCATGTGGATTTTCGTCCCTTCGTGCTCTCCGGCGCCGACGGGGTGCGGGTCGTGCCCGGCGGCCTGACGCGGGTCGCCATGAAGGAGGGATCGCTGGTGGTCAATTCGAGCCAGGGCGGCGGCACCAAGGACACATGGGTGGTCGATGGCTGA
- a CDS encoding Invasion protein IalB, involved in pathogenesis produces MRAQLRTILAAAAAIGLAGAGLAVPVAAQAQVKPAKPAAPAPKPTTAQAPLPAAAPAPPAAGAAPAAAGDAAAAPAQPEWVSRCASDGRRGTLECALEQNVFLSKTGQLIAAVSLRVPADTRQPSLAVQVPLGLFLPAGVSLQVDENKAVPLALQTCDAKGCYAATPVSPEMLGTLKAGKKLQITFQNLSKENITVPLQLANFAQAYQKIE; encoded by the coding sequence ATGAGAGCGCAGCTGAGGACGATTTTGGCGGCTGCGGCGGCAATAGGCTTAGCCGGGGCAGGGTTGGCCGTCCCGGTCGCCGCGCAGGCGCAGGTCAAGCCGGCGAAGCCCGCGGCGCCGGCACCGAAACCGACCACCGCCCAGGCCCCGCTGCCTGCCGCTGCGCCTGCCCCACCTGCCGCAGGCGCAGCCCCAGCGGCGGCGGGCGACGCCGCGGCTGCGCCAGCGCAACCCGAATGGGTGTCGCGCTGCGCCAGCGACGGGCGCCGCGGCACTCTCGAATGCGCGCTCGAGCAGAACGTGTTCCTGTCAAAGACGGGCCAGCTCATCGCGGCGGTCAGCCTGCGCGTGCCGGCCGATACCCGCCAGCCATCGCTCGCCGTGCAGGTGCCGCTCGGCCTGTTCCTGCCGGCCGGAGTGAGCCTGCAGGTCGACGAGAACAAGGCGGTGCCGCTGGCGCTGCAGACCTGCGACGCCAAGGGCTGCTATGCGGCGACGCCGGTCTCGCCCGAGATGCTCGGCACCTTGAAGGCCGGCAAGAAGCTCCAGATCACCTTCCAGAACCTCAGCAAGGAAAACATCACCGTCCCGCTGCAGCTCGCCAATTTCGCGCAGGCCTATCAGAAGATCGAATAG
- a CDS encoding glutamate-1-semialdehyde 2,1-aminomutase, producing MTLAYANAHRYARSRELFAEACEFVPGGVNSTARATWSGWDPHPIFIDHGTGAHVVDVDGNDYVDYLLGLGPMLLGHRPPKVTKAVVDAIEQQGTMFALPAAAETKLARKIIEAIPSIEQLRLCNTGTEAVLYALRLARAFTGRDKVIRFEGMYHGFSDGVYWSKHPRPEIAGPDAHPIAVPQGPGMPKGVGDSLIILPWNDIEALKETVAQHGAEIAAVLTEPVMCNTGCILPEPGYLEAMREITAKAGIVLIFDEVITGFRLSLAGAQGHYGIRPDLSVFAKGIGGGFPVAAMGGRRDIMALVAEGKVSMAGTYSANSIAVAAANAALDELSTPGLYQGLYQRAERLMQGLSRILKDARLPAFVVGVGPVLQVWFSKHPIRNYRDAARHADHDMFRKWWEGMLDRGILFHPGAYENLFLSFAHGQDDIDQTLAAAAEVAKTLA from the coding sequence TTGACGCTCGCCTATGCCAATGCTCACCGCTATGCCCGTAGCCGCGAATTATTCGCCGAAGCCTGCGAGTTCGTTCCGGGCGGCGTCAACTCGACGGCCCGCGCCACCTGGTCCGGCTGGGACCCGCATCCGATCTTCATCGATCACGGGACGGGCGCCCATGTGGTCGATGTCGACGGCAATGATTATGTCGATTATCTGCTCGGGCTCGGACCGATGCTGCTCGGCCACCGCCCGCCCAAGGTGACGAAGGCGGTCGTCGATGCGATCGAACAGCAGGGCACCATGTTCGCGCTGCCGGCTGCGGCGGAAACGAAGCTGGCGCGCAAGATCATCGAGGCGATCCCGAGCATCGAGCAGTTGCGCCTGTGCAATACCGGCACGGAGGCGGTGCTTTATGCGCTGCGTCTCGCACGGGCCTTCACGGGCCGCGACAAGGTGATCCGCTTCGAGGGCATGTATCACGGCTTCTCGGACGGCGTGTATTGGAGCAAGCATCCGCGCCCCGAGATCGCCGGCCCCGACGCGCATCCGATCGCGGTGCCGCAAGGTCCTGGCATGCCCAAGGGCGTGGGCGACAGCCTGATCATCCTGCCCTGGAACGATATCGAAGCCTTGAAGGAGACGGTCGCGCAGCACGGCGCCGAAATCGCGGCCGTGCTCACCGAGCCGGTCATGTGCAACACCGGCTGCATCCTGCCGGAGCCCGGCTATCTCGAGGCCATGCGCGAGATCACGGCGAAAGCCGGCATCGTGCTGATCTTCGACGAGGTGATCACCGGCTTCCGCCTCAGCCTCGCGGGCGCCCAGGGCCATTACGGCATCAGGCCCGATCTCTCCGTGTTCGCCAAGGGGATCGGCGGCGGCTTTCCGGTCGCGGCCATGGGTGGACGCCGCGACATCATGGCGCTGGTCGCCGAAGGCAAAGTGTCGATGGCCGGCACCTACAGCGCCAATTCGATCGCGGTCGCGGCCGCCAATGCGGCGCTCGACGAGCTGTCGACGCCCGGCCTCTACCAGGGCCTCTACCAGCGCGCCGAGAGGCTGATGCAAGGGCTCAGCCGCATCCTGAAGGATGCGCGGCTTCCGGCCTTCGTGGTCGGGGTCGGGCCGGTCCTGCAGGTGTGGTTCTCGAAGCACCCGATCCGCAATTATCGCGACGCAGCGCGTCACGCCGATCACGACATGTTCCGCAAATGGTGGGAGGGCATGCTCGACCGCGGCATCCTCTTCCATCCCGGCGCCTATGAGAACCTGTTCCTGTCCTTCGCGCATGGCCAGGACGACATCGATCAGACGCTCGCGGCCGCGGCCGAGGTGGCCAAGACGCTCGCGTGA